A genomic segment from Mobula birostris isolate sMobBir1 chromosome 31, sMobBir1.hap1, whole genome shotgun sequence encodes:
- the LOC140190967 gene encoding ADP-ribose pyrophosphatase, mitochondrial-like isoform X1 — protein sequence MKVAGERSRPGSIPRKRLAALEWLHHRPLLKARCVGIVPLMEILKFLHVKARGEVYPGSEICRFRVPDNKVGWDVPWTDYNPVDYTASSVLKQPPWADPPYRNEGELVKPLKFNHLDGDVDRRSYTGKYEVINGFPRNPCGRTGLKGRGLLGKWGPNHAADPIATRWKKEGGKLVTHNCSGKPILQFVAICRRDNKEWAIPGGMVDPGEKVSVTLRREFGEETLDSLNLSEAEKQKVKELINSLFQAGEMVYKGYVDDPRNTDNAWMETLAMNFHDETGDSVGKLNLQAGDDAGAVKWMDIEQKQKLYASHTQFLHQVARAKNAHW from the exons atgaaagttgctggtgaacgcagcaggccaggcagcatccctaggaagag GTTGGCTGCATTGGAATGGTTACACCACCGCCCTCTACTTAAAGCAAGGTGTGTGGGGATTGTGCCTCTCATGGAGATTCTCAAGTTCCTTCATGTGAAAGCACGTGGTGAGGTGTATCCGGGCTCTGAAATCTGCCGTTTCCGTGTCCCTGATAATAAAGTGGGCTGGGATGTTCCGTGGACAGATTACAACCCGGTCGATTACACTGCCTCCTCCGTGTTGAAGCAACCACCCTGGGCAGACCCACCTTACAG AAATGAAGGAGAATTGGTTAAGCCGCTGAAATTTAATCATTTGGATGGTGACGTAGATCGACGGTCCTATACAGGAAAATATGAAGTGATAAACGGGTTCCCAAG GAACCCTTGTGGACGGACTGGATTGAAAGGGCGAGGACTCCTGGGAAAATGGGGCCCTAATCATGCAGCAGACCCCATTGCGACAAG GTGGAAGAAGGAGGGTGGAAAACTGGTGACTCACAATTGCTCTGGGAAGCCAATCTTGCAGTTTGTGGCAATTTGCAGAAGAGACAACAAGGAGTGGGCAATTCCTGGG GGAATGGTAGACCCTGGCGAGAAGGTGTCAGTTACACTCAGACGAGAGTTTGGAGAGGAAACGTTGGACTCCTTAAATCTATCAGAAGCCGAGAAGCAGAAAGTGAAAGAGTTAATCAACTCCCTGTTTCAAGCTGGAGAGATG GTGTACAAAGGATATGTTGACGATCCTCGAAACACTGATAATGCTTGGATGGAAACTTTGGCCATGAATTTCCACGATGAGACAG GTGACAGTGTAGGAAAGCTCAACCTTCAGGCTGGGGATGATGCTGGTGCGGTGAAGTGGATGGATATCGAGCAGAAGCAGAAACTATACGCCAGCCACACACAATTCCTCCATCAAGTAGCAAGGGCAAAGAATGCTCACTGGTAA
- the prkab1a gene encoding 5'-AMP-activated protein kinase subunit beta-1a isoform X2 translates to MGNTNSERAALERQGGHKASRRDSTGSAIKEHDRPKILMDSPEDADIFHAEEIKGPMEKDEYLAWQQDLEVTDKISKQARPTVFRWKGGGKEVFISGSFNGWTNKIPLTRSQNNFVAILDLPEGEHQYKFYVDGQWTHDSSEPTTTSQLGTINNVIQVRQTDFEVFDALMVDSQKCSDMSDLSSSPPGPYHQDPYVYKPEERIKTPPILPPHLLQVILNKDTGISCDPALLPEPNHVMLNHLYALSIKDGVMVLSATHRYKKKYVTTLLYKPI, encoded by the exons ATGGGCAACACCAACAGCGAGCGTGCAGCGCTAGAGCGCCAGGGGGGTCACAAGGCCTCCCGAAGAGACAGCACTGGCAGCGCTATTAAGGAGCACGACCGTCCCAAGATTTTGATGGACAGTCCAGAAGATGCAGACATCTTTCACGCTGAGGAAATCAAA GGCCCAATGGAGAAGGATGAGTACCTTGCCTGGCAACAGGACCTGGAAGTGACTGACAAAATTTCCAAGCAGGCTCGCCCGACTGTGTTTCGATGGAAAGGGGGTGGGAAAGAAGTTTTTATCTCTGGATCCTTCAATGGCTGGACCAACAAAATCCCACTTACCAGAAG TCAGAATAACTTTGTGGCGATTCTGGATCTCCCCGAGGGTGAGCATCAGTACAAGTTCTACGTGGATGGTCAGTGGACTCACGATTCATCAGAG CCTACCACCACCAGCCAGCTCGGCACCATCAACAATGTTATCCAGGTGCGGCAGACGGACTTCGAGGTGTTTGATGCATTGATGGTGGATTCGCAGAAATGTTCAGACATGTCGG ATCTGTCAAGCTCTCCCCCTGGCCCGTATCATCAGGATCCTTACGTGTACAAGCCAGAGGAGAGAATTAAAACGCCACCTATTCTGCCACCACACCTGCTCCAGGTCATCCTGAACAAGGACACAGGCATTTCA TGTGATCCTGCCTTGCTTCCAGAGCCAAACCACGTCATGTTGAACCACCTGTATGCTCTGTCCATCAAG GATGGTGTCATGGTATTGAGCGCCACCCATCGTTACAAGAAGAAGTACGTCACCACTCTTCTCTACAAGCCCATATGA
- the LOC140190967 gene encoding ADP-ribose pyrophosphatase, mitochondrial-like isoform X2 encodes MVPVGGKMLAWRSKLAALEWLHHRPLLKARCVGIVPLMEILKFLHVKARGEVYPGSEICRFRVPDNKVGWDVPWTDYNPVDYTASSVLKQPPWADPPYRNEGELVKPLKFNHLDGDVDRRSYTGKYEVINGFPRNPCGRTGLKGRGLLGKWGPNHAADPIATRWKKEGGKLVTHNCSGKPILQFVAICRRDNKEWAIPGGMVDPGEKVSVTLRREFGEETLDSLNLSEAEKQKVKELINSLFQAGEMVYKGYVDDPRNTDNAWMETLAMNFHDETGDSVGKLNLQAGDDAGAVKWMDIEQKQKLYASHTQFLHQVARAKNAHW; translated from the exons ATGGTGCCTGTTGGAGGCAAGATGTTGGCGTGGAGAAGCAA GTTGGCTGCATTGGAATGGTTACACCACCGCCCTCTACTTAAAGCAAGGTGTGTGGGGATTGTGCCTCTCATGGAGATTCTCAAGTTCCTTCATGTGAAAGCACGTGGTGAGGTGTATCCGGGCTCTGAAATCTGCCGTTTCCGTGTCCCTGATAATAAAGTGGGCTGGGATGTTCCGTGGACAGATTACAACCCGGTCGATTACACTGCCTCCTCCGTGTTGAAGCAACCACCCTGGGCAGACCCACCTTACAG AAATGAAGGAGAATTGGTTAAGCCGCTGAAATTTAATCATTTGGATGGTGACGTAGATCGACGGTCCTATACAGGAAAATATGAAGTGATAAACGGGTTCCCAAG GAACCCTTGTGGACGGACTGGATTGAAAGGGCGAGGACTCCTGGGAAAATGGGGCCCTAATCATGCAGCAGACCCCATTGCGACAAG GTGGAAGAAGGAGGGTGGAAAACTGGTGACTCACAATTGCTCTGGGAAGCCAATCTTGCAGTTTGTGGCAATTTGCAGAAGAGACAACAAGGAGTGGGCAATTCCTGGG GGAATGGTAGACCCTGGCGAGAAGGTGTCAGTTACACTCAGACGAGAGTTTGGAGAGGAAACGTTGGACTCCTTAAATCTATCAGAAGCCGAGAAGCAGAAAGTGAAAGAGTTAATCAACTCCCTGTTTCAAGCTGGAGAGATG GTGTACAAAGGATATGTTGACGATCCTCGAAACACTGATAATGCTTGGATGGAAACTTTGGCCATGAATTTCCACGATGAGACAG GTGACAGTGTAGGAAAGCTCAACCTTCAGGCTGGGGATGATGCTGGTGCGGTGAAGTGGATGGATATCGAGCAGAAGCAGAAACTATACGCCAGCCACACACAATTCCTCCATCAAGTAGCAAGGGCAAAGAATGCTCACTGGTAA
- the LOC140190967 gene encoding ADP-ribose pyrophosphatase, mitochondrial-like isoform X4: MEILKFLHVKARGEVYPGSEICRFRVPDNKVGWDVPWTDYNPVDYTASSVLKQPPWADPPYRNEGELVKPLKFNHLDGDVDRRSYTGKYEVINGFPRNPCGRTGLKGRGLLGKWGPNHAADPIATRWKKEGGKLVTHNCSGKPILQFVAICRRDNKEWAIPGGMVDPGEKVSVTLRREFGEETLDSLNLSEAEKQKVKELINSLFQAGEMVYKGYVDDPRNTDNAWMETLAMNFHDETGDSVGKLNLQAGDDAGAVKWMDIEQKQKLYASHTQFLHQVARAKNAHW, encoded by the exons ATGGAGATTCTCAAGTTCCTTCATGTGAAAGCACGTGGTGAGGTGTATCCGGGCTCTGAAATCTGCCGTTTCCGTGTCCCTGATAATAAAGTGGGCTGGGATGTTCCGTGGACAGATTACAACCCGGTCGATTACACTGCCTCCTCCGTGTTGAAGCAACCACCCTGGGCAGACCCACCTTACAG AAATGAAGGAGAATTGGTTAAGCCGCTGAAATTTAATCATTTGGATGGTGACGTAGATCGACGGTCCTATACAGGAAAATATGAAGTGATAAACGGGTTCCCAAG GAACCCTTGTGGACGGACTGGATTGAAAGGGCGAGGACTCCTGGGAAAATGGGGCCCTAATCATGCAGCAGACCCCATTGCGACAAG GTGGAAGAAGGAGGGTGGAAAACTGGTGACTCACAATTGCTCTGGGAAGCCAATCTTGCAGTTTGTGGCAATTTGCAGAAGAGACAACAAGGAGTGGGCAATTCCTGGG GGAATGGTAGACCCTGGCGAGAAGGTGTCAGTTACACTCAGACGAGAGTTTGGAGAGGAAACGTTGGACTCCTTAAATCTATCAGAAGCCGAGAAGCAGAAAGTGAAAGAGTTAATCAACTCCCTGTTTCAAGCTGGAGAGATG GTGTACAAAGGATATGTTGACGATCCTCGAAACACTGATAATGCTTGGATGGAAACTTTGGCCATGAATTTCCACGATGAGACAG GTGACAGTGTAGGAAAGCTCAACCTTCAGGCTGGGGATGATGCTGGTGCGGTGAAGTGGATGGATATCGAGCAGAAGCAGAAACTATACGCCAGCCACACACAATTCCTCCATCAAGTAGCAAGGGCAAAGAATGCTCACTGGTAA
- the LOC140190967 gene encoding ADP-ribose pyrophosphatase, mitochondrial-like isoform X3, translating to MWRLEVRAVERLAALEWLHHRPLLKARCVGIVPLMEILKFLHVKARGEVYPGSEICRFRVPDNKVGWDVPWTDYNPVDYTASSVLKQPPWADPPYRNEGELVKPLKFNHLDGDVDRRSYTGKYEVINGFPRNPCGRTGLKGRGLLGKWGPNHAADPIATRWKKEGGKLVTHNCSGKPILQFVAICRRDNKEWAIPGGMVDPGEKVSVTLRREFGEETLDSLNLSEAEKQKVKELINSLFQAGEMVYKGYVDDPRNTDNAWMETLAMNFHDETGDSVGKLNLQAGDDAGAVKWMDIEQKQKLYASHTQFLHQVARAKNAHW from the exons ATGTGGAGGCTGGAGGTGCGGGCGGTGGAAAG GTTGGCTGCATTGGAATGGTTACACCACCGCCCTCTACTTAAAGCAAGGTGTGTGGGGATTGTGCCTCTCATGGAGATTCTCAAGTTCCTTCATGTGAAAGCACGTGGTGAGGTGTATCCGGGCTCTGAAATCTGCCGTTTCCGTGTCCCTGATAATAAAGTGGGCTGGGATGTTCCGTGGACAGATTACAACCCGGTCGATTACACTGCCTCCTCCGTGTTGAAGCAACCACCCTGGGCAGACCCACCTTACAG AAATGAAGGAGAATTGGTTAAGCCGCTGAAATTTAATCATTTGGATGGTGACGTAGATCGACGGTCCTATACAGGAAAATATGAAGTGATAAACGGGTTCCCAAG GAACCCTTGTGGACGGACTGGATTGAAAGGGCGAGGACTCCTGGGAAAATGGGGCCCTAATCATGCAGCAGACCCCATTGCGACAAG GTGGAAGAAGGAGGGTGGAAAACTGGTGACTCACAATTGCTCTGGGAAGCCAATCTTGCAGTTTGTGGCAATTTGCAGAAGAGACAACAAGGAGTGGGCAATTCCTGGG GGAATGGTAGACCCTGGCGAGAAGGTGTCAGTTACACTCAGACGAGAGTTTGGAGAGGAAACGTTGGACTCCTTAAATCTATCAGAAGCCGAGAAGCAGAAAGTGAAAGAGTTAATCAACTCCCTGTTTCAAGCTGGAGAGATG GTGTACAAAGGATATGTTGACGATCCTCGAAACACTGATAATGCTTGGATGGAAACTTTGGCCATGAATTTCCACGATGAGACAG GTGACAGTGTAGGAAAGCTCAACCTTCAGGCTGGGGATGATGCTGGTGCGGTGAAGTGGATGGATATCGAGCAGAAGCAGAAACTATACGCCAGCCACACACAATTCCTCCATCAAGTAGCAAGGGCAAAGAATGCTCACTGGTAA
- the prkab1a gene encoding 5'-AMP-activated protein kinase subunit beta-1a isoform X1, protein MGNTNSERAALERQGGHKASRRDSTGSAIKEHDRPKILMDSPEDADIFHAEEIKVLGPMEKDEYLAWQQDLEVTDKISKQARPTVFRWKGGGKEVFISGSFNGWTNKIPLTRSQNNFVAILDLPEGEHQYKFYVDGQWTHDSSEPTTTSQLGTINNVIQVRQTDFEVFDALMVDSQKCSDMSDLSSSPPGPYHQDPYVYKPEERIKTPPILPPHLLQVILNKDTGISCDPALLPEPNHVMLNHLYALSIKDGVMVLSATHRYKKKYVTTLLYKPI, encoded by the exons ATGGGCAACACCAACAGCGAGCGTGCAGCGCTAGAGCGCCAGGGGGGTCACAAGGCCTCCCGAAGAGACAGCACTGGCAGCGCTATTAAGGAGCACGACCGTCCCAAGATTTTGATGGACAGTCCAGAAGATGCAGACATCTTTCACGCTGAGGAAATCAAAGTACTG GGCCCAATGGAGAAGGATGAGTACCTTGCCTGGCAACAGGACCTGGAAGTGACTGACAAAATTTCCAAGCAGGCTCGCCCGACTGTGTTTCGATGGAAAGGGGGTGGGAAAGAAGTTTTTATCTCTGGATCCTTCAATGGCTGGACCAACAAAATCCCACTTACCAGAAG TCAGAATAACTTTGTGGCGATTCTGGATCTCCCCGAGGGTGAGCATCAGTACAAGTTCTACGTGGATGGTCAGTGGACTCACGATTCATCAGAG CCTACCACCACCAGCCAGCTCGGCACCATCAACAATGTTATCCAGGTGCGGCAGACGGACTTCGAGGTGTTTGATGCATTGATGGTGGATTCGCAGAAATGTTCAGACATGTCGG ATCTGTCAAGCTCTCCCCCTGGCCCGTATCATCAGGATCCTTACGTGTACAAGCCAGAGGAGAGAATTAAAACGCCACCTATTCTGCCACCACACCTGCTCCAGGTCATCCTGAACAAGGACACAGGCATTTCA TGTGATCCTGCCTTGCTTCCAGAGCCAAACCACGTCATGTTGAACCACCTGTATGCTCTGTCCATCAAG GATGGTGTCATGGTATTGAGCGCCACCCATCGTTACAAGAAGAAGTACGTCACCACTCTTCTCTACAAGCCCATATGA